A stretch of DNA from Hirundo rustica isolate bHirRus1 chromosome 1, bHirRus1.pri.v3, whole genome shotgun sequence:
CAAGGGGGTTCAGTGTTGGATGTTTGGGGGCAACACCAGAGTGCTCCACACACCTCAGCAAGATCCACTGCCTCTGGCTCCAACGTGGGGGATAACTTGGCATCTATCAAATATACATCCTCCAGCATGGAGAGGAAGATGAGCGATAAGAGTTGCAGCATCTCCAATGAACTGCGCCGGGAAGGGAGATTCTGTGATGTGATCATCAGTGTGGATGGGGTGGAATTCAAGGCTCACAAGCTCATCCTCTCTTGCTGCAGTATCTACTTCAGGTCAGGAGTTGAAACACAGGGGGATGTGGACAAATGGTATTCCCTGACTGAAGTCACCCTGCCTCAGCACTTCTCCGGGACTTCCACCTGCACTGAACCTCTCATCAAGTGATTTCCCATACTCCTCATGCCTCCCTGAACACCAGGATTAATCCACGTATCCGTGGCTCTTGGCAGTGGTGTCAGAGGAGCCCTGGACACggtgcagggctggagcctggcCAGCCTGGCCTAGCTGCCACAGGGCAGCCTTGCTTCCCCACACCCTGCGACTCTGGGGTTCAGGACCAAGTGTTGGTGCTGCACCCGGGTTGAGGCAACCCCACCCCAGTATCAATTTGGGCTGGGGGATGAATGggttgagagcagccctggggagaaggacttggggtgctggtgggtgagaggctgaaCATGCCCTGGTTGCCTCCCAGAAACCCCGCACTGTTCTGGGCCCATCCCcaccctgtgggcagcaggcaatggggggattctgcccctctgctcctctcaggtgaaaccctctgccctgctgcctccagctctggtaTGCTCCAGAGGCTGTGTCTCCTTTTTCAAACAACCAGCAATTAAATCGTTAATCATTAAACCATGGGGCCTCCCAGGATGGCTCCTACCAGTGCCAAAACTGGTGCCCTGGAGGCAGGGGGAGCacaggggatccaggggcagggTTTAACGCAGCAACACCATGTTTTCAGGAGTCTGTTTACCAACTGGGACAGCACAGACAAGACGGTCTATCATATCCCTggcatttcagctgaaatgatGGGTCTCATCATCCATTACGCCTACACCGGGACAGTGCCGATCACAGAGGACAACGTTGAGAGCTTACTGACTGCAGCAGATCAGTTTAATGTCATGGGCATTGTCAGCCTGTGCTGCGAGTTCCTCAGTTCCAGGCTGTGCTTTGAGAATTGCATTGGCATTTGCAGACTCGCTGGCTATTACTACTGCCCCGACCTGCGCGCAGCTGCCTGCGTGTACATCCTGCATCACTTCGAGGAGGTGTCCCGAGTGTCCGAGGAGTTCCTAGACCTCTCTGCTGAGGAGCTGGCACACATCATTGAGAAGGACGAGCTTAACGTGCGGCGAGAAGAAGCCGTGTTTGAGGCTGTGGTGAGGTGGATCGCTCATGACCCGCAGAACAGGAGGCAGCACATCGCCTGCTTGCTCAGCAAGGTGGGTGCAGCGCTGCTTTGGAGCTGTCCCCAAAGGCTACCGAGGGGGAGAAAAATCAGTATTAGTACTCCAGCCTCCTCCTTGCACGTTTCAGGTGCGACTGGCACTCCTACGATCCGACTACTTCATGAACAACGTCAAAGCTCACGAGTACGTGAGAGACAATGCCAGCTGCAAAGATATCATCATCAGTGCCCTGTCTGAAATCTACGACCTGAACTCCTCTGGCCAGAGTTCCTCAGTCAATGCCGACCTACTCACCCGGCCGCGCCTGCCCTACGCCATCCTCTTCGCCATCGGGGGctggagcggcggcggcgccacCAGCGCCATCGAGACCTACGACGGCCGCACCGACAAGTGGCTGAACGTCCCCCGGGAGCAAGGGAGCCCCGTTGCCTATCATGGCTCGGCTTATTTGAAAGGCCACGTCTATGTTATTGGTGGATTCGATGGCACAGATTATTTCAACGTCGTCAGGCGGTTCGATCCGCTCCACAAGACGTGGCAGCAGGTAGCACCCATGCACTCCCGGCGCTGCTACGTCAGCATCACCGTTGTGCATAACTCCATCTATGCCATGGGAGGGTTTGATGGGTACATGCGGCTCAACACAGCAGAGCGCTACGACGCAGACACCAACCAGTGGACCCTCATCACCCCCATGCACGAGCAGAGGAGCGACGCCAGTGCAACCACGCTGAATGGAAAGGTAAACTAACCCCAGCTAAGAGCAGCTGGCGTTGCGGCAGGAAGAAAGTTCACATTACACCCTCACTAAATTCGTAACACTTGAATTCATAACAATGCATTAAGTCCTGGAGCTACAGGTATAAAGCAGCCTGCCTGGTGTGGCAGAGATGCAACCAGGAGTACAAAAactctgccagggctgctgtccACCTGGTGCCCAACAGCTCTTTTCCTGGCCATAGGTGCAACACCAGGCCTGCTTCATGCAGCTCGGAAAATCAAGAGTCAAAATCTTGCTGGCATCAACTCTTTGCACTGCTGCTACTTCAAACCCAGGATGCCAAGACCATCCCCATTCTAAaccaaaataccccaaaaatcctgctacaccattcattttctcttcaacATGTTTCCTCACCAAGGGTCTAACCCCCCATTCACAGTTTCCCacctctcctgtccccaggtTTACATCTGCGGTGGGTTTGATGGTGATCAGTGCCTCAGCTCAGCTGAAGTGTTCAACCCTACCACAAACCAGTGGTCCCTGATTGCCCCaatgagcagcaggagaagcgGAGTTGGGGTGATGGCTTACGGGAACCAAGTGTACGCGGTAAGGGCCAACAGCACCCAACACTGCAGTCCTTTGGGTGGCTGCAGTTCCCAGACCCCCGGGGTGTTTACATGAGGTTTAGGGAAGTCAGAGCCAGAACGGCTGACACATTTCCTGAGAACGTTATGACCCATCACACGCTTTTGAGTATGAAAATGGTGTTTGGCAACGTTtaagcagctgcagcaaagaACATAATTTCTGCCGCTGCCAACAGCATCAGCAGCCCAGAGTGGGGGCTTGGGTCTGTTCTTCCATTGCTTATCCTCTCCATGGACTGCATCCAGCCTCTGGGGACCTGTCAAAATTGACAGTTGCATAAAGTGCTTTGGAAAGCTCCTCAGAGAGCAGGGAACAATATAGCAAGAGCCATGTTCGGAGACCTCGTGCTCTCTGCCATCTCAGACTGCAGccagggaggcaggagcagctcccatcTCACTGTGCATGCCAGGATCTGGCTGAGGAAAGGCCCCTCTCAAGCCCTGTCCCTTTGGCTTTCACAGGTTGGAGGCTTTGATGGGAACAGCCGGCTCCAGAGCGTGGAAGCGTACAACCCTATCACCAACGCCTGGCACGCCGTGCCCTCCATGCTAAACCCACGCAGCAACTTTGGCATTGAGGTGATGGACGGCCTGTTGTTCGTGGTCGGGGGCTTCAATGGGTTCAGCACCACCGTTGCCACCGAGTGCTACGAGGAGGACACCAACGAGTGGTACGACACCCAAAGCATGGGCATCCCCCGCAGCGCCGTCAGCTGCTGCGTGGTGCCAGGGCTCTCCAATGTCATGGAATACATCGCCAGGCAACACGACCACCACAGCTCCTCCACGGACATCTTGTTCACCAGGTCAGCTCGGAGCTCACTGTTGTAAATAGCCCTTAGCTAGGAGTGTTGTGATCAGCCATTGCTGGATCCTTGTGTAAATAGATCTGCGTATCTAATAAAGTCTTCTGAGCATCCCATCATTGGATGCCTGAGGAAATAGTTCTCTTCAAGTAATAAAGTCCCCATGGCAGCAGGGGAGTATGTTCTCTTGTTCTAAAGTAGAAACAATTGTAACAGGCCAAAAGGATCATCGGGATTTCCAATTTTCACTACCCCATGTGAGTATCAGCCACATCCTACTTATCAGCTTAAAAACTCAAAAACACAACAGAATGCTAGAGaaataaaaggtttattttcattaattcacCTCTTACAATAAACTTTAGTACAGTGTATTTAAGGTCAAGAACAGGACAGCAGGATCTGTTTCAAAGAGCCTATGACATACTACTTTACCTCACAGGTAAGGACAGGagtgctgctccccaggaaaCTGCTGTCCCTCTGTTAATatgccaggagagcagagctgctgcaaccCACAGTGACATGGACCCTCAAGAAGAATTTGACTATTAATAGTCATCAAAAACAGCTCATTAGTTCCACATTCTACATTCACATTAGTAACAGGGTTAGATCCTCAAGGGCACCTGTTTTATCAGAATCCATCCAGGACTGTCAAACAGGAGATGGCCCGTACCCCAACCTAAGGTGgacagagctgaaaataaatcCAAGCCACAAACCATTTCTTTATACAACCAATTTCAAAGCCCATTGGATGTTACAACATCCTGTTACAAGGCTgtattaagaacaaaaaaagctcTAATTCCTTGGGACTGGGTTTATTTTCAGCCACCACGGTATTCCACAACACCCAAGATGAGCCAGGAGTTTGGAATTTAATTTACtgtaatggagaaaaatgccaCTGTAACAGTCAAGCAGAATGCTGGGTA
This window harbors:
- the LOC120752826 gene encoding kelch-like protein 10 — encoded protein: MSLWGTSQNQQGGSVLDVWGQHQSAPHTSARSTASGSNVGDNLASIKYTSSSMERKMSDKSCSISNELRREGRFCDVIISVDGVEFKAHKLILSCCSIYFRSLFTNWDSTDKTVYHIPGISAEMMGLIIHYAYTGTVPITEDNVESLLTAADQFNVMGIVSLCCEFLSSRLCFENCIGICRLAGYYYCPDLRAAACVYILHHFEEVSRVSEEFLDLSAEELAHIIEKDELNVRREEAVFEAVVRWIAHDPQNRRQHIACLLSKVRLALLRSDYFMNNVKAHEYVRDNASCKDIIISALSEIYDLNSSGQSSSVNADLLTRPRLPYAILFAIGGWSGGGATSAIETYDGRTDKWLNVPREQGSPVAYHGSAYLKGHVYVIGGFDGTDYFNVVRRFDPLHKTWQQVAPMHSRRCYVSITVVHNSIYAMGGFDGYMRLNTAERYDADTNQWTLITPMHEQRSDASATTLNGKVYICGGFDGDQCLSSAEVFNPTTNQWSLIAPMSSRRSGVGVMAYGNQVYAVGGFDGNSRLQSVEAYNPITNAWHAVPSMLNPRSNFGIEVMDGLLFVVGGFNGFSTTVATECYEEDTNEWYDTQSMGIPRSAVSCCVVPGLSNVMEYIARQHDHHSSSTDILFTRSARSSLL